The following proteins are encoded in a genomic region of Lachnospiraceae bacterium KM106-2:
- a CDS encoding mucin 2 precursor — MNKIKESFQGKKFKNGAYSSAIMLVVLVIVLIFNLIVNKFDWKVDLSQDGMYTLTSDTKKVVSGIKDKIKLYYIVENGSEASQIEEIINKYGNLSDKITVVKKDPVVYPKFTSSYVDSSETVADNSVIVVNETNKKYKYVPYDDMLVSEVDYSTYQSSVTAIDVEGQITSALQYVTSEDMPKLYQVTGHNEVELGTSMTKAVEKQNVTIEELKTLTEKSIPSDCDILLINGPTTDFTDDETTMIKKYLQNGGKAILVSAYTTENMSNFNSILEYYGVKTVDGIVIEDSDHSVNGYTYYTLPEVQSLDWTSDITKPVVMIHAQGLQKTDTRSTVSMESILTTSDNAYAAADTESSTTSKSDKDIDGPFDLGVYITEKYNKKETKLAVYSSAYFVDENSLNLDNTGNQDLFLKTIQTITDKEAGLSIPERSVATTYLTVSGSQTTMWTIILVIVLPVICLFAGFMIWYRRRRR, encoded by the coding sequence TTGAATAAAATAAAAGAGTCCTTTCAAGGAAAGAAGTTTAAAAATGGCGCGTATAGCTCTGCAATTATGTTGGTAGTGTTAGTAATTGTCCTTATTTTTAACTTGATTGTGAATAAGTTCGATTGGAAAGTCGATTTGAGTCAAGATGGAATGTATACCTTGACAAGTGATACAAAGAAAGTGGTATCTGGAATAAAGGATAAGATCAAACTTTATTATATTGTTGAAAATGGCAGTGAGGCATCGCAGATTGAAGAGATTATCAATAAATATGGAAATTTATCTGACAAGATAACAGTCGTAAAAAAGGATCCTGTTGTTTACCCGAAATTTACTAGCAGTTATGTGGATTCGTCTGAAACTGTTGCAGACAATAGTGTTATTGTGGTGAATGAAACGAATAAGAAATATAAATATGTTCCTTATGATGATATGCTTGTGTCAGAAGTGGATTATTCTACGTATCAATCATCCGTAACAGCAATTGATGTAGAAGGTCAGATCACTTCTGCTCTTCAGTATGTTACCTCTGAGGATATGCCAAAGCTGTATCAGGTTACTGGTCATAACGAAGTGGAATTAGGAACAAGTATGACAAAGGCAGTAGAGAAGCAAAACGTGACAATCGAAGAGTTGAAGACATTAACAGAGAAATCAATTCCAAGTGATTGTGATATCCTTTTGATCAATGGACCAACAACGGATTTTACAGATGATGAGACAACTATGATCAAGAAGTATCTACAAAATGGTGGAAAGGCCATCCTTGTATCTGCTTATACAACAGAAAATATGTCTAATTTTAATTCTATATTAGAATATTATGGCGTGAAAACAGTAGACGGAATCGTAATTGAGGATTCTGATCATAGTGTGAATGGTTATACGTATTATACCCTTCCAGAAGTTCAGTCTTTAGACTGGACCAGTGATATTACAAAGCCAGTTGTTATGATCCATGCACAAGGGTTACAAAAGACGGATACTCGCAGTACGGTTTCGATGGAGTCTATCTTAACAACATCTGATAATGCTTATGCAGCTGCCGATACGGAATCTTCTACAACGAGTAAGAGCGATAAAGATATTGATGGACCATTTGATCTAGGTGTGTATATTACGGAGAAATATAACAAGAAGGAAACCAAATTGGCAGTTTACTCATCTGCATATTTTGTGGATGAAAATAGCCTTAACTTAGATAATACCGGAAACCAGGATTTATTCTTGAAGACGATTCAGACGATCACAGATAAAGAGGCTGGATTATCAATTCCAGAGCGTAGTGTAGCAACAACTTATCTGACAGTGAGTGGTTCACAAACAACAATGTGGACGATCATTCTTGTTATTGTCTTACCTGTAATTTGTCTTTTCGCTGGATTTATGATCTGGTATAGAAGGAGGAGACGTTAA
- a CDS encoding two-component response regulator yields the protein MRKIMIVEDDEALNRGIELAIKQQDDCILQAYCLTKANELLRDNPDLQLIILDENLPDGNGLDLLKELRKTSEMPVIILTANDLETDVVTGLELGADDYITKPFSLMILRARVNARFRNLEAKGSNKSGDYEIDDWSFSFDRMEFRKGNELVELSKNEQRLLRLFVENPHITLRRGDLVDRLWTDGAEYVDENALSVVVKRLRNKLEEDATHPKYIQTVYGIGYRWGDKK from the coding sequence ATGAGAAAGATTATGATTGTAGAAGATGATGAGGCATTAAATAGAGGAATTGAATTAGCAATCAAGCAGCAGGATGATTGTATTCTACAAGCGTATTGTCTTACAAAGGCAAATGAGTTATTGCGCGATAATCCGGATTTACAGTTAATTATATTGGATGAGAACCTTCCAGACGGAAATGGATTAGATTTATTAAAAGAATTGAGAAAGACATCAGAGATGCCAGTGATCATATTAACCGCTAACGATTTAGAAACGGATGTGGTGACAGGACTGGAGTTAGGAGCTGATGATTACATAACAAAGCCATTTAGCTTAATGATCCTTCGAGCTAGAGTTAATGCGCGATTCAGAAATTTAGAGGCGAAGGGAAGCAATAAAAGTGGCGACTATGAAATTGATGATTGGAGCTTTTCCTTTGATCGTATGGAATTTCGAAAAGGAAACGAGCTTGTAGAGTTAAGTAAGAATGAGCAAAGATTATTACGCTTATTTGTAGAAAATCCGCATATTACTCTAAGACGTGGGGATTTGGTAGACCGTTTATGGACAGATGGAGCGGAGTATGTTGATGAAAATGCGTTATCCGTTGTGGTGAAGCGATTAAGAAATAAACTGGAAGAAGATGCAACTCATCCCAAGTATATTCAGACGGTATATGGAATCGGCTATCGGTGGGGTGATAAGAAATGA
- a CDS encoding ABC transporter, ATP-binding protein — protein MHKVKNKKVIDRYSIRTLKVNQIRNFITIMGIILTTVLFTSLFSITGTMIKTQNQYVMRMNQDTSHAHYDYLSYEQYQKLKKDPEITDVTYQIYISQALNSKLRAYETEIDYMQEEDARNSFVYPTIGRMPQKSDEIAMSTLLLKALGVKAKIGEKITIVYDKEEQRCQKVFRLCGYWQGDKVASIQHILVSRAFSDKVAPVAHKTMTQKLKEGKDSYAGMIRCDFKFRNSHHVKEKLRKLKKRVQIKDGAEATVNSAFTQNNLSKNKKKDIAAAIVLMMLAGYLIIYNIFYINVYADIRSYALLKTIGTTKKQLHRIVRKQAMYLCVLGIPIGLAIGWGLGCVLAPWTMQNMDYRIDKTAVISNSPLIFLAGAIFAIATVYISSIRPCRIAEKASPLEAINKNEVSNRYRKRKAKRSHKITPHYMAVSNIVREKWKFILVIISLSLCLILLNIIYTIISGFNFNTYVSSEISNDYTITDGSVNHPGVMAVCDGVSETFIREFKKQPGIKNYGVIYMAEQLQKMDDPKFAKVVEEIIHSKKIQKNFKEYKIDYILKEIEENREIQSTVTGVDRIGMSKIPLSEGTFDQAKWDTGNYILCSKDGDRKWYEVGDKVTIHTPSGKKKYYKVMGLIDEIPYTIGPKQSNVLGVDFVLPTKEFKKIYPHRKALRVIADVKRSKRKALSRWLQHYMKTKEPNLEYKTKASYRSEVEGLVNMYKVIGGGLAVVVGLIGILNFTGVMIASILARRNQFAVLRSIGMTGRQLKSMLAIEGSIYAAATVVFAIVVDKMIQNRIVNTMEGETFFFEPHYSIMPILCSIPFLVVVVMGLPIIMYRIFCKKSIIEQLHSDH, from the coding sequence ATGCATAAGGTGAAAAATAAGAAGGTGATCGATCGCTATTCCATTCGGACATTGAAGGTAAATCAAATTCGTAACTTCATTACGATCATGGGGATTATCTTAACGACGGTGTTATTTACATCCTTATTTTCCATTACAGGAACGATGATAAAGACGCAGAACCAATACGTAATGCGAATGAATCAGGATACTTCTCATGCACATTATGATTACTTAAGTTATGAACAGTACCAGAAACTTAAAAAAGATCCTGAGATCACAGATGTTACATATCAAATCTATATCTCCCAGGCGTTAAACTCAAAATTAAGAGCTTACGAGACAGAGATTGATTACATGCAAGAGGAGGATGCGAGAAATAGTTTTGTCTATCCAACGATCGGACGCATGCCGCAAAAGTCGGATGAGATTGCAATGAGTACTCTATTACTAAAAGCATTAGGCGTTAAAGCTAAAATCGGTGAAAAGATAACCATTGTCTATGATAAAGAAGAGCAGAGATGCCAAAAGGTATTTCGGCTTTGCGGGTACTGGCAAGGGGATAAGGTTGCTAGCATTCAGCATATTCTTGTGTCACGAGCCTTTAGTGATAAAGTAGCACCAGTTGCTCATAAGACCATGACGCAAAAGCTAAAAGAAGGAAAGGATTCTTATGCAGGAATGATTCGCTGCGATTTTAAGTTTCGTAATTCTCATCACGTAAAAGAGAAACTAAGGAAGTTGAAAAAAAGAGTGCAGATAAAAGACGGTGCAGAGGCTACGGTCAATTCAGCTTTCACGCAGAATAACTTAAGTAAGAACAAGAAGAAGGATATAGCAGCAGCGATCGTACTGATGATGTTAGCCGGTTATCTGATCATCTATAATATTTTCTATATTAATGTCTATGCCGATATTCGAAGTTATGCATTACTTAAGACTATCGGCACAACCAAGAAACAGCTCCATCGTATTGTGAGGAAGCAAGCGATGTATTTGTGTGTGTTGGGAATTCCCATTGGTTTAGCAATCGGTTGGGGACTAGGATGTGTGTTGGCACCATGGACCATGCAGAATATGGATTATCGAATCGATAAGACAGCCGTGATCAGTAATAGTCCACTTATATTCCTGGCAGGAGCCATATTTGCAATTGCTACAGTATATATCAGCAGTATCAGGCCGTGTCGGATCGCAGAAAAGGCTTCACCACTAGAAGCAATTAATAAAAATGAAGTATCGAATAGATATAGAAAACGAAAAGCAAAGAGAAGTCATAAGATAACACCTCATTATATGGCAGTATCCAATATAGTAAGGGAAAAGTGGAAATTCATTTTAGTTATTATTTCATTATCGTTATGTTTGATCTTACTAAATATTATCTATACCATAATTAGTGGATTTAATTTTAATACCTATGTATCGAGTGAAATTAGTAATGATTATACGATTACCGATGGAAGCGTGAATCATCCAGGGGTTATGGCGGTCTGTGATGGAGTAAGTGAAACGTTTATCCGTGAGTTTAAGAAGCAGCCGGGTATCAAGAATTATGGAGTTATCTATATGGCGGAGCAATTGCAGAAAATGGATGATCCAAAGTTTGCTAAGGTTGTGGAAGAAATCATTCATAGTAAGAAGATTCAGAAGAATTTCAAAGAATATAAGATAGATTATATCTTAAAAGAGATTGAAGAAAATAGAGAGATACAGAGTACAGTAACTGGGGTAGATCGAATCGGTATGTCAAAGATCCCATTAAGCGAGGGAACATTTGATCAAGCGAAATGGGATACGGGAAACTATATTTTATGTAGTAAAGATGGAGATCGAAAATGGTATGAAGTTGGAGATAAGGTGACGATCCATACTCCTTCGGGAAAGAAAAAGTATTATAAAGTGATGGGATTGATCGATGAAATCCCTTATACGATCGGACCAAAGCAGTCAAATGTGCTTGGAGTCGATTTCGTTCTTCCAACAAAAGAATTTAAGAAGATATATCCGCATCGAAAGGCATTACGAGTGATCGCAGATGTGAAACGTTCAAAACGAAAAGCATTAAGCAGATGGCTTCAGCACTATATGAAGACAAAAGAACCAAATCTTGAGTACAAAACGAAAGCATCCTATCGAAGCGAGGTCGAGGGCCTCGTTAATATGTATAAAGTGATCGGTGGGGGATTAGCAGTCGTCGTAGGTCTTATTGGGATTCTTAACTTTACAGGAGTCATGATCGCCTCCATTCTGGCAAGGAGAAATCAGTTTGCAGTACTAAGATCGATTGGAATGACAGGCAGGCAGTTAAAGTCAATGTTAGCGATTGAAGGAAGTATTTATGCGGCAGCTACGGTTGTATTTGCAATCGTTGTAGATAAGATGATACAGAATCGTATTGTTAATACAATGGAGGGAGAGACCTTTTTCTTCGAGCCACATTATTCGATCATGCCGATCTTATGCAGTATTCCGTTCTTAGTCGTGGTTGTTATGGGACTTCCAATCATCATGTACCGTATCTTTTGCAAAAAGAGTATCATAGAACAACTGCATAGTGATCATTAG
- a CDS encoding ABC transporter, ATP-binding protein, with protein sequence MKILQTINLIKEYGHGENAVKAVDGISIEIEKGKFIAVVGTSGSGKSTLLHLLGGLDRPTSGKVFVDGKESYRLKEEELTIFRRRKIGFVFQSFNLVPVLNVYENIVLPIELDGNNIDQSYIDEIIKGLGLEKKRDSFPTQLSGGQQQRVAIARALATKPSIILADEPTGNLDSNTSQDVVSLLRVISDRYGQTVVMITHNEEIAQVADQIIRIEDGKLKGGMIHA encoded by the coding sequence ATGAAGATTTTACAGACGATTAATTTAATAAAAGAATATGGTCATGGAGAAAATGCAGTAAAGGCTGTTGATGGAATCAGCATCGAAATTGAAAAAGGAAAATTTATTGCAGTTGTCGGTACAAGTGGTAGCGGAAAGTCCACGTTGCTTCATTTATTGGGAGGATTAGACCGTCCCACATCAGGAAAGGTATTTGTAGATGGAAAGGAAAGCTATCGATTAAAAGAAGAAGAGCTTACAATCTTTCGAAGAAGAAAAATAGGATTTGTATTTCAGTCATTTAATCTGGTTCCTGTTTTAAATGTGTATGAGAATATCGTATTACCAATTGAATTAGATGGAAACAACATTGATCAATCTTATATAGATGAAATTATAAAGGGTCTTGGCCTAGAGAAGAAGAGAGACAGTTTCCCGACACAGCTATCAGGTGGACAACAGCAGAGGGTTGCAATTGCAAGAGCGCTTGCGACGAAACCCTCCATTATTTTGGCTGATGAACCAACAGGAAACTTAGACAGTAATACAAGTCAGGATGTGGTCTCATTACTACGTGTGATAAGTGATCGTTATGGACAGACTGTAGTAATGATCACACATAATGAAGAGATTGCACAAGTTGCGGACCAAATTATACGAATTGAGGATGGAAAGCTTAAAGGTGGTATGATACATGCATAA
- a CDS encoding xanthine/uracil/thiamine/ascorbate permease family protein, which yields MLEKLFKLKQNNTNVKTEVLAGITTFMTMAYILAVNPNMLAAAGMDANAVLIATAGASFLGCAFMAFLANYPFALAPGMGLNAYFAFTVCGSMKVSWHVALAAVLVEGIIFIILSLTNVREAIFNAIPFTLKQAVSAGIGLFIAFIGLQDAKLVVNEDSTLVTYQHFAKASFSKEGICAVLCLIGLFITAILLIKKVRGGILWGIIATWILAMICEKIGWLKLDTSVFPTFNGLHLTSITKTFGRAFEGLGEFNGLNIMNFIVIVFAFLFVDLFDTLGTLIGVSSKADMLDKDGKLPHIKGALLADSLATCTGAILGTSTTTTFVESASGVTEGGRTGLTSIVTGLLFLVSIFFAPVFTAIPQFATAPALIIVGFYMIGSVAKIDFNDFVEGIPAFLCIIAMPLMYSIAEGIAVGVISYTLIALFSGKAREKKISVLMYILTIVFIAKYIIIALN from the coding sequence ATGTTAGAGAAGTTATTCAAACTAAAGCAAAACAACACAAATGTTAAAACAGAAGTTTTAGCAGGTATCACAACTTTTATGACAATGGCTTATATCCTAGCCGTAAACCCAAATATGTTAGCTGCCGCTGGCATGGATGCAAATGCTGTATTAATTGCAACTGCAGGCGCTTCATTTTTAGGTTGTGCTTTCATGGCATTCCTTGCTAACTATCCATTTGCATTAGCACCAGGTATGGGACTTAACGCATACTTTGCATTTACAGTATGTGGCTCTATGAAAGTTAGCTGGCATGTAGCCTTAGCTGCCGTATTAGTTGAAGGTATCATCTTTATCATCTTATCATTAACAAATGTTCGTGAAGCAATCTTTAATGCTATTCCATTTACTTTAAAACAAGCTGTTAGTGCTGGTATCGGTTTATTTATTGCATTCATCGGCTTACAAGATGCTAAACTTGTTGTTAATGAGGACTCAACATTAGTTACATACCAACATTTTGCTAAGGCAAGTTTCAGTAAAGAAGGAATCTGTGCAGTTCTCTGCTTGATTGGATTATTCATTACTGCAATTCTCCTTATTAAAAAAGTAAGAGGCGGAATCCTTTGGGGTATCATTGCAACTTGGATTCTTGCAATGATTTGTGAAAAGATCGGCTGGCTTAAACTTGATACATCTGTATTCCCAACTTTCAATGGACTTCACTTAACAAGCATCACGAAGACATTTGGTCGTGCTTTTGAAGGTCTTGGAGAATTCAATGGTCTAAATATTATGAACTTTATCGTTATCGTCTTTGCTTTCTTATTCGTTGATCTATTCGATACATTAGGAACTTTGATCGGTGTATCTAGTAAAGCAGACATGTTAGACAAAGATGGAAAATTACCACACATTAAAGGTGCTTTATTAGCAGATTCTCTTGCTACTTGTACTGGTGCTATCCTTGGTACTTCTACAACTACAACATTCGTTGAGAGTGCTTCTGGTGTAACAGAAGGTGGAAGAACTGGTTTAACATCAATCGTAACCGGTTTATTATTCCTTGTATCTATATTCTTCGCACCTGTATTTACAGCTATTCCTCAATTTGCAACTGCACCAGCCTTAATCATTGTAGGATTCTACATGATCGGTTCTGTTGCTAAGATTGATTTCAATGATTTCGTAGAAGGTATTCCTGCATTCTTATGTATCATTGCAATGCCTTTAATGTATAGTATCGCAGAAGGTATCGCAGTTGGTGTTATCTCTTATACATTGATCGCATTATTTAGCGGAAAAGCAAGAGAAAAGAAAATTTCTGTTCTTATGTATATCTTAACGATTGTATTTATTGCAAAATATATTATCATCGCATTAAACTAG
- a CDS encoding ribonuclease BN: protein MLIQTSIRLIKTSLAKFRDDFVGVFSAQAAFFIILSFFPFLMCLLTLLQYLPIGESFLMQTITDIMPSALHSFIIMIISEIYDNAGGTIISVTVITAMWSASKGFLAIVRGLNKIYDINETRNYFKLRFISAIYTFIFAILIMITLGFLVFGNRLYIWVVNAVPLLEDLALLIISLRTIGSLFILIGFFLLLYIFIPNRKTKFFAELPGAILSATGWLLFSYLYSFYIDNMSNMSATYGSLTAIVLLMLWLYFCMYILFIGAECNVLIRTFSEEKLIKKK from the coding sequence ATGCTTATACAAACAAGTATTCGTTTAATTAAGACATCTCTTGCAAAATTTAGAGATGATTTTGTCGGAGTATTTTCTGCGCAAGCAGCTTTCTTTATAATATTATCTTTCTTCCCATTTTTAATGTGTCTGCTTACGCTATTACAATACCTTCCTATCGGTGAGAGTTTCTTAATGCAGACGATCACAGACATTATGCCATCAGCGCTCCATTCTTTCATTATCATGATCATTAGTGAGATTTACGATAATGCAGGTGGAACGATCATCAGCGTAACTGTCATCACAGCAATGTGGTCGGCCTCCAAAGGATTCCTTGCCATCGTCCGAGGTCTCAATAAGATTTATGATATTAATGAAACAAGAAACTATTTTAAACTTCGCTTTATTTCTGCCATCTACACATTTATCTTTGCAATCTTGATCATGATCACACTTGGTTTTCTCGTATTTGGTAACCGCCTCTATATCTGGGTCGTTAATGCGGTCCCACTATTAGAAGATCTCGCTTTATTGATCATCAGCTTGCGAACCATTGGCAGTTTATTTATCTTAATTGGATTCTTCCTGTTATTATATATTTTTATTCCCAACAGGAAGACAAAATTTTTTGCAGAACTTCCAGGTGCCATTCTTTCAGCCACTGGCTGGTTATTGTTCTCTTATCTCTATAGCTTTTATATTGATAATATGTCAAACATGTCTGCCACCTATGGAAGCCTGACCGCCATTGTTTTATTAATGTTGTGGTTGTACTTCTGTATGTATATCTTATTCATCGGTGCGGAATGTAATGTCTTAATTCGAACATTTAGTGAAGAAAAATTGATCAAGAAAAAATAA
- a CDS encoding SpoIID/LytB domain protein, translating to MNEGNKTRLILIGICFACMVMVFARNVTVRLQATREETSVSAVNGDKGITHAQAAKMLSLLAYTTDELDGLERSHTYKDSKQDDWYDRYINGLVSMGLGSAFSANETTFGPMDKVTYTELDQLIQLIQKEKKVTLNKVNSSKQGKQNIGLNDFTKLYDQLIKNVYLHKENGQTVSYIKKKELYVIGIPEQKKETNQKVSTDQGQYEVNGIDAKNYVDHTLKAYVSNSELVAITGTVDKKVTIHNAYILKMDGKEITAFINGIKRVFMAKSEVSEKIETVVADLVITNQKVTKITLKPEKIKAKVLSISKDSIDLEKYGTVKLDDDFKVYQIYGELMAEAPNSILVGYSNCEFVMTHGKICAALITDSLTAKNIRVLIRNNGYDSVYHKKVTVTSDENFIVSYGNGKNRTEKKYEAGEKVTIKTSNKMLASGRLEIKTESDSGKVKITSIVRAKGSPSYRGTIEIVKRSGKLTVVNELPLEEYLYAVVPSEMPVSYGLEALKTQAICARSYAYNHLAANSCSAYGAHVDDSTAYQVYNNHGEDKLAKQAVDETRGKVLQYQGKVIFAYYYSTSCGNTSSVSDVWVNKKTIPYLVGHFQSSDGKKETKDFSSDQAFREFLTSNKEEMLDEDYPWYRWNVKISYDNLTKMVDRRLKDIYNKKSDYVKTLNSDGKYYERAIDTIGTVQKIKVIKRAKSGLVSRIEIVGSDNTVRVTSESFIRQILAPMYDTVIRKDGTKVKNLNLLPSSFFVIDSNADGIQLYGGGYGHGVGMSQNGVKSLVKLGMTCEEILKHYYDNIEIGTIY from the coding sequence ATGAATGAAGGGAATAAAACAAGATTAATATTGATTGGTATCTGCTTTGCCTGTATGGTAATGGTTTTTGCGAGAAATGTGACAGTTCGGTTACAAGCAACGAGGGAAGAAACCTCGGTATCTGCGGTAAATGGTGACAAGGGGATTACTCATGCGCAGGCAGCAAAGATGCTTTCGTTATTGGCTTATACCACAGACGAATTAGATGGACTGGAGAGGAGTCATACATATAAAGACTCCAAGCAAGATGACTGGTATGACCGTTATATCAATGGACTGGTGAGCATGGGGCTTGGAAGTGCATTTTCAGCGAATGAGACAACTTTTGGTCCGATGGATAAGGTAACGTATACAGAGTTAGATCAATTGATTCAATTGATACAGAAAGAGAAAAAGGTAACTCTGAATAAAGTAAATAGCTCGAAGCAGGGAAAACAAAATATAGGGCTCAATGATTTTACAAAGCTTTATGATCAGCTGATTAAGAATGTCTATCTGCATAAAGAAAATGGACAGACTGTTTCCTATATAAAGAAGAAAGAACTTTATGTGATTGGGATACCAGAGCAGAAGAAAGAGACAAACCAAAAGGTTTCTACGGATCAAGGACAATATGAAGTGAATGGCATCGATGCAAAGAATTACGTAGATCATACATTAAAGGCTTATGTATCAAATAGTGAATTAGTAGCGATTACAGGTACCGTAGATAAGAAGGTTACGATCCATAACGCCTATATTCTTAAGATGGATGGAAAAGAAATCACTGCATTTATTAATGGTATCAAGCGAGTTTTCATGGCGAAATCGGAAGTTTCTGAAAAGATAGAGACCGTAGTGGCGGATTTGGTGATCACAAATCAGAAAGTAACGAAGATTACACTAAAACCAGAGAAGATAAAGGCGAAAGTGCTTAGCATTTCAAAGGATTCCATTGATCTTGAGAAATATGGAACCGTAAAATTAGATGATGATTTTAAGGTTTATCAGATCTATGGTGAATTAATGGCAGAGGCACCAAACTCCATCTTAGTAGGCTATTCAAACTGTGAGTTCGTTATGACTCATGGAAAGATATGTGCCGCATTGATCACGGATTCTTTGACAGCTAAAAATATCCGAGTGTTGATACGAAATAATGGATATGATAGTGTTTATCATAAAAAGGTGACGGTAACTTCAGATGAGAACTTTATCGTCTCCTATGGAAATGGTAAGAATCGGACAGAGAAAAAATACGAAGCTGGTGAGAAGGTAACGATTAAAACTTCTAATAAAATGCTAGCAAGTGGACGTCTCGAGATCAAGACGGAAAGTGATTCAGGGAAGGTAAAGATCACATCAATAGTAAGAGCAAAAGGCAGTCCAAGTTATCGTGGAACAATTGAAATTGTAAAGAGAAGTGGAAAGCTTACCGTAGTAAATGAGCTTCCATTAGAAGAGTATTTGTATGCAGTAGTACCAAGTGAAATGCCGGTTTCCTATGGACTTGAAGCATTAAAGACACAAGCGATCTGTGCAAGGAGCTATGCATATAATCATTTGGCAGCTAATAGTTGCAGTGCCTATGGCGCTCATGTGGATGATAGTACCGCTTATCAGGTCTATAATAATCATGGTGAAGATAAATTGGCAAAGCAGGCAGTAGACGAGACAAGGGGAAAGGTATTGCAGTATCAAGGCAAGGTTATTTTTGCTTATTATTATTCGACCTCTTGTGGAAATACGTCCAGTGTTAGCGATGTATGGGTAAATAAAAAGACGATTCCTTATCTAGTAGGACATTTCCAATCCTCTGATGGAAAGAAAGAGACAAAGGACTTTTCATCAGATCAGGCATTTCGAGAGTTTTTAACCTCCAATAAAGAAGAGATGCTAGATGAAGATTATCCATGGTATCGTTGGAATGTGAAAATATCATATGATAATCTGACCAAGATGGTAGATCGTAGATTGAAGGATATCTATAATAAGAAATCAGATTATGTAAAGACACTTAATTCCGATGGAAAGTATTATGAGAGAGCGATTGATACAATTGGAACCGTACAGAAAATAAAAGTCATCAAGAGAGCTAAGAGTGGCTTAGTAAGCAGAATTGAAATCGTAGGTTCTGACAATACAGTTCGAGTGACTTCAGAATCCTTTATCAGACAGATTTTAGCACCTATGTATGATACTGTGATCAGAAAGGATGGTACGAAAGTAAAGAATCTTAACTTACTTCCTAGTTCTTTCTTCGTCATTGATAGCAATGCAGATGGAATCCAGTTATACGGCGGTGGCTATGGACATGGAGTGGGAATGAGTCAGAATGGTGTGAAATCGCTTGTGAAACTGGGAATGACATGTGAGGAAATATTAAAGCATTATTACGATAATATTGAAATTGGCACAATATATTGA
- a CDS encoding sensor protein resE, whose product MRIFRRRYEYKRLNQMIDDAIRGEFNEVNYDESVLSQLECKWRQYLTASKMSLDNVEEERKSMKELVSDISHQTRTPLANIKLYSQLLEEQSEDGPNEYVEQIRKQADKLEFLIQALIKMSRLESETIQMNPIAQKVAPLLENVYEECVQKAAHKKITVHNEIDKEENAVYDLKWTSEALYNALDNAIKYSEEGTDIYLRVKQYEMYTRITVEDQGIGILEQEREKVFQRFYRSPSVQQKDGIGIGLFLAREIISKQHGYMKAMPNKPKGTIMALYLPSGNCGL is encoded by the coding sequence ATGAGAATCTTCAGAAGACGATATGAATATAAGCGCCTTAATCAGATGATCGACGATGCGATCAGAGGAGAGTTTAATGAGGTGAATTATGATGAGAGTGTCTTATCGCAATTAGAATGTAAATGGAGACAGTACCTTACCGCATCAAAGATGTCATTAGACAATGTTGAGGAAGAACGAAAAAGTATGAAGGAACTGGTTTCAGATATCTCTCACCAGACAAGAACACCGCTTGCAAATATTAAGTTGTACTCTCAATTGCTTGAGGAGCAGAGCGAGGATGGCCCCAATGAATATGTAGAGCAGATTCGAAAGCAGGCAGATAAATTAGAGTTCCTAATTCAGGCATTGATTAAAATGTCAAGATTAGAGAGTGAGACCATTCAGATGAATCCGATCGCACAGAAAGTAGCACCATTACTTGAAAATGTGTATGAGGAATGTGTGCAAAAAGCAGCACATAAAAAGATTACAGTACATAATGAGATAGACAAAGAAGAGAACGCAGTTTACGACTTAAAATGGACTTCAGAAGCACTATATAATGCACTTGACAATGCCATTAAGTATTCGGAGGAAGGAACCGACATTTACTTGCGTGTAAAACAGTATGAGATGTATACAAGGATCACAGTAGAAGATCAGGGAATTGGAATTCTAGAGCAAGAGAGAGAAAAGGTATTTCAGCGATTTTATCGCAGCCCATCTGTACAGCAAAAGGATGGTATCGGGATTGGATTATTTCTTGCAAGAGAGATCATAAGTAAACAGCATGGATATATGAAGGCAATGCCAAACAAACCAAAGGGAACGATCATGGCATTATATCTTCCTAGTGGAAATTGTGGATTATAA